A portion of the Thermosediminibacter oceani DSM 16646 genome contains these proteins:
- a CDS encoding IS3 family transposase — translation MTQSMSRVGRCIDNGPMEGFWGILKSEMYYSHKFDDYDSLKKAIEEYIDYYNTRRYQKRLKCMTPMEYSNYLACMQHKESTNHF, via the coding sequence ATGACACAGAGTATGTCTAGGGTAGGCCGCTGTATAGATAATGGCCCTATGGAGGGATTCTGGGGAATCCTGAAATCGGAGATGTATTACTCACATAAGTTTGATGACTATGATAGCTTGAAAAAAGCGATTGAGGAATACATAGATTACTACAATACAAGGAGATACCAGAAACGTTTAAAATGCATGACGCCTATGGAGTATAGCAACTATCTTGCCTGTATGCAGCATAAAGAAAGCACCAACCATTTTTGA
- a CDS encoding M42 family metallopeptidase, translating into MDVRELLMELLSADIPSGCEVDRSNYLVQIFQRYCEDVSVDKLGNVIARKGAKDAKIKVMLAAHMDEIGLMVKQIDDRGFIRFSYIGGIDHRILPAQEVIIHGREKVPGVIGSKPPHMQEPEERNKALKPEDMFIDTGLPAEKVRELIRIGDVITFKRKPCELLNGCFSGNALDDRAGVATILYCLEELDKLQFSAEVYAVATAQEEVGLRGAIVSSYHLYPDIGIAVDVCHGNMPDVSEEETHKLGKGPAIALGPNIHPKLFDRLKSIAEDYNIPYQLNPEPSATGTDAWAMQITRQGIPTALISIPLRYMHTTVETLNLDDIKISGRLLALFISSLDRGFVEGLRCY; encoded by the coding sequence TTGGATGTCAGGGAATTGCTGATGGAACTTTTATCAGCTGATATACCGTCCGGATGCGAAGTGGACAGATCTAACTACTTGGTACAAATCTTTCAAAGGTACTGCGAAGATGTATCGGTTGATAAGCTGGGCAACGTAATAGCAAGAAAAGGAGCAAAGGACGCAAAAATAAAGGTCATGCTTGCTGCGCATATGGATGAAATAGGTTTGATGGTAAAACAGATCGACGATAGGGGATTTATCCGTTTCTCCTATATAGGAGGTATAGATCATCGTATATTACCTGCCCAGGAAGTAATAATTCACGGTAGGGAAAAAGTTCCGGGTGTAATAGGCAGCAAGCCTCCTCATATGCAGGAACCTGAAGAGAGGAATAAAGCCCTTAAGCCCGAGGACATGTTCATCGATACCGGCTTGCCGGCAGAAAAAGTAAGAGAATTGATCAGGATCGGGGATGTTATTACCTTCAAAAGAAAACCGTGTGAACTTTTGAATGGGTGTTTTTCCGGAAATGCTCTAGATGACAGGGCGGGAGTGGCCACTATTCTTTATTGCCTCGAGGAACTCGATAAATTACAGTTTTCTGCAGAAGTTTATGCCGTAGCTACCGCCCAGGAAGAAGTGGGGCTTAGAGGAGCTATAGTAAGCAGTTATCATCTCTATCCAGATATAGGTATAGCGGTTGATGTCTGCCATGGCAATATGCCGGATGTGTCTGAAGAGGAAACCCACAAGCTGGGCAAAGGTCCGGCTATCGCCCTGGGACCCAATATCCATCCGAAGCTGTTTGATAGGCTAAAAAGCATCGCGGAAGATTACAACATTCCGTACCAGTTAAATCCCGAACCCTCAGCAACGGGTACCGATGCCTGGGCAATGCAGATAACCAGGCAGGGTATTCCCACAGCGTTGATTTCAATTCCGCTCAGGTACATGCACACTACGGTAGAAACGCTCAACCTTGATGATATAAAGATCAGTGGACGGTTGCTGGCACTTTTCATATCGTCGCTCGATAGAGGTTTTGTGGAGGGGTTAAGATGTTATTAA
- the cmk gene encoding (d)CMP kinase — protein MKVRGVRGAITVEENTAAAVKDATRELLSRMMELNDVALEDICFILFSATQDIDAAYPASAAREMGLDLVPLLDVGQMSVRDGLRKCIRILLVYNTDKGLKDIKHVYLRGAKVLRPDLVYSVAIDGPAGAGKSTVARIIADRLNLTYVDTGAMYRAITLKALEKGALMTEEIINIAENCSIEIKKGRIYLDGRDVTEEIRKPSVDEKVSKVACIPQVRQRLVKLQREMAKDCGVVMDGRDIGTTVLPDAKYKFYLTADIKVRAKRRYDEMLKKGIKTDLKKVEEELAERDRQDRERECSPLKAAEDAIIIDTTDKTLDEVVDEILSHIKRREKNVL, from the coding sequence GTGAAGGTTAGAGGTGTCAGAGGCGCGATCACCGTTGAAGAAAACACGGCTGCTGCCGTGAAGGATGCTACAAGAGAGCTTCTTTCTAGGATGATGGAATTGAACGATGTAGCACTTGAAGATATATGTTTTATTTTGTTCAGCGCCACTCAGGATATAGATGCAGCTTATCCGGCATCCGCGGCAAGGGAAATGGGTCTGGATCTGGTACCTTTGCTGGATGTTGGGCAGATGTCTGTACGGGACGGTTTGAGAAAGTGCATCAGAATATTGCTGGTGTACAATACCGATAAAGGTCTTAAAGATATAAAACACGTTTACCTGAGAGGTGCAAAGGTCTTAAGGCCGGACCTCGTCTACAGCGTGGCAATAGATGGACCGGCAGGTGCGGGAAAGAGTACCGTAGCCAGGATAATAGCGGACAGATTGAATCTTACATACGTAGACACGGGGGCCATGTACAGAGCGATTACGTTAAAAGCTCTCGAAAAAGGCGCTCTAATGACCGAGGAAATAATAAATATAGCCGAGAATTGCAGCATAGAAATAAAAAAGGGTCGTATTTACCTCGATGGAAGAGATGTAACCGAAGAGATAAGAAAACCCTCTGTAGATGAGAAGGTATCGAAGGTTGCCTGTATTCCACAAGTGCGGCAGAGGTTGGTGAAACTGCAAAGAGAAATGGCAAAGGATTGCGGAGTCGTTATGGACGGAAGGGATATAGGAACCACAGTGCTCCCCGATGCAAAATATAAATTCTACCTGACCGCCGATATAAAGGTAAGGGCAAAGCGCAGATACGATGAAATGTTAAAGAAGGGGATAAAGACCGACTTAAAAAAAGTAGAGGAAGAATTGGCTGAAAGAGATCGACAGGACAGGGAAAGAGAGTGTTCACCCCTTAAAGCAGCGGAAGATGCGATAATAATAGATACCACCGACAAGACCTTGGATGAAGTCGTCGATGAAATTTTAAGCCATATAAAGAGAAGGGAGAAAAATGTTTTATAA
- a CDS encoding tetratricopeptide repeat protein, translating to MNKTEALHLLSRAFNRRFVSIPHFYLSILYRTNMYDLALDYVRKMLLKSPGFDLFCWGGLICYFKRDLNGALRYFEKALSVEDAQEISYFLGEIYLELMEFEKAEKNYASIVDNPALKAKAMYGLALCKIEKNQHREALKLLNDALTEAKSADYVKIQNKKGLCLMEMGLLEEAKACFYDCLNRAPGDNNAKLNLALALSKSGEYEKAINLYKSALSRFPHDIIAINNLALCLAASGRYDEALEYCERGLAMDPLNGDLLINKGYCLYKLADYKKAIDCFKEAEKHVKDDFVVKNNMALCLMALKKYGEALQLLEDVLQKQRSDDILINKAFCLLKMGLYQEAAECYKELETRIANKADIYTMLGICFEKMGETEKAVEYYNKALIA from the coding sequence ATGAATAAAACAGAAGCTCTGCACCTTCTTTCTAGGGCTTTCAACAGGAGATTTGTATCTATACCGCACTTTTATTTGAGCATTTTGTACAGAACAAACATGTACGATCTCGCTCTTGATTATGTCAGGAAAATGTTACTTAAGTCACCCGGATTCGATCTATTCTGCTGGGGTGGGCTAATTTGCTATTTCAAGAGGGATTTGAACGGGGCTTTGCGTTATTTTGAAAAGGCTCTTTCTGTAGAGGATGCCCAAGAAATAAGTTATTTCCTCGGAGAAATATACCTGGAATTGATGGAGTTTGAGAAGGCGGAGAAAAATTATGCCTCGATAGTGGACAACCCGGCATTAAAGGCAAAAGCGATGTACGGGCTTGCTTTGTGTAAAATTGAGAAAAACCAGCACAGGGAGGCCTTGAAGCTGCTCAACGATGCTTTAACAGAAGCCAAAAGTGCTGACTACGTAAAGATTCAGAACAAAAAAGGGCTTTGCCTGATGGAAATGGGACTCTTGGAAGAAGCGAAGGCATGTTTTTACGACTGTTTGAACCGGGCACCGGGAGACAATAACGCAAAGTTGAATTTGGCTCTGGCACTGAGCAAATCGGGGGAATACGAAAAAGCTATAAATCTATATAAATCGGCTTTATCCAGATTTCCACATGATATAATTGCTATTAACAACCTGGCATTATGCCTTGCCGCATCGGGGCGCTACGATGAGGCCCTTGAGTACTGCGAGAGGGGGCTGGCTATGGACCCTCTTAACGGAGATCTCCTGATAAACAAGGGCTACTGCCTGTACAAACTGGCGGACTATAAAAAAGCCATAGACTGCTTTAAGGAAGCCGAAAAGCATGTCAAGGATGACTTTGTAGTGAAGAACAATATGGCGTTGTGTCTTATGGCTTTAAAAAAATACGGTGAGGCCCTCCAGTTGTTGGAGGATGTTTTGCAAAAACAAAGGAGCGATGATATATTAATAAATAAGGCCTTCTGCCTACTAAAGATGGGACTTTATCAGGAGGCGGCAGAATGCTATAAAGAGCTAGAAACAAGGATCGCGAACAAGGCCGATATTTATACCATGCTTGGTATATGTTTTGAGAAAATGGGAGAGACTGAAAAAGCTGTTGAATATTACAACAAGGCATTAATTGCTTAA
- a CDS encoding CheR family methyltransferase encodes MDGYQEFIVSVKRLTNIDLSLYKEKQMRRRIDSLMKRNNMPDLISYFRLLKQSEKHLKEFLNYITINVSEFFRNPIQWQVLEKDILPYLISSRKVLKVWSSACASGEEAYSLALLFEKINYDRVEILATDIDDEALEAARLGVYSEKSVENIPENLKKRYFTVKEGQYAINDEIKRKVKFKNLNLLEDEFPANCHLILCRNVMIYFTEEAKDRLYRKFYNSLADDGVFFVGNTEQIIMPQKYGFVSIKSFFYKKIKL; translated from the coding sequence TTGGACGGCTACCAGGAATTTATCGTCAGCGTTAAAAGATTGACAAATATTGACCTTTCCTTGTATAAGGAAAAGCAGATGAGAAGGCGCATAGACTCTCTTATGAAAAGAAATAACATGCCGGACCTAATAAGCTACTTCAGGCTTTTAAAGCAGAGCGAGAAGCACCTGAAGGAATTTTTGAATTACATAACCATAAACGTGTCGGAATTTTTTCGAAATCCCATACAGTGGCAGGTGCTGGAAAAAGACATCTTGCCATACCTTATATCGAGCAGGAAGGTCTTGAAGGTATGGAGTTCGGCGTGCGCTTCCGGAGAAGAAGCGTATTCTCTGGCCTTGCTCTTCGAAAAAATTAATTACGACAGGGTTGAAATCCTTGCCACCGATATAGACGATGAGGCGCTGGAAGCGGCCCGGTTGGGAGTTTATTCGGAAAAAAGCGTGGAGAATATACCGGAAAATCTAAAGAAAAGATATTTTACGGTGAAAGAAGGTCAGTATGCGATAAATGATGAAATAAAAAGGAAGGTAAAATTTAAAAACCTCAACTTGCTGGAAGACGAATTTCCGGCAAACTGCCATCTTATTTTGTGCAGGAACGTTATGATATATTTTACTGAGGAGGCTAAAGACAGGCTCTACAGGAAATTTTATAATTCGCTGGCCGATGACGGTGTATTCTTTGTCGGCAATACGGAGCAGATTATTATGCCGCAAAAATACGGTTTTGTGAGCATTAAAAGCTTTTTTTATAAAAAGATAAAGTTATAA
- a CDS encoding M42 family metallopeptidase codes for MLLKELTEAFGVSGAEEEVRNILKREIEGLAKLRTDALGNLFFEKPGKDKKPKIMLAAHMDEVGLMITSIGKNGWLKFDTVGGIDDRILVSKTVLIGPKKVKGVIGAKAIHLQEPKERETALKSKNLYIDIGAKDKEDAEKKVKVGDYAVFDSQFERIGDLIKAKALDDRVGCYIITEILKKNYDLTIAGAFTVQEEIGLRGSAVAAYAIEPDVAIVIEGTFAADVPENKEEGYSTTLDKGPAVTLMDKTYIADRRLVDRVIQVAERKGIPCQLRRTAFGGTDAGRIHTTKEGIPTIVISVPCRYIHSPAGLASLTDIQNTIALIDALIIDFQERGL; via the coding sequence ATGTTATTAAAGGAATTGACGGAGGCTTTCGGCGTTTCCGGAGCAGAGGAAGAGGTTAGAAATATCCTTAAACGTGAAATAGAAGGTCTGGCAAAGCTGAGGACCGACGCCCTGGGCAACCTTTTCTTTGAAAAACCCGGAAAAGATAAAAAACCTAAGATAATGCTGGCCGCCCATATGGATGAAGTCGGCCTTATGATCACGTCTATAGGTAAAAACGGCTGGCTTAAGTTTGACACTGTTGGTGGAATAGACGACAGGATCCTGGTCTCAAAAACGGTTCTAATAGGTCCTAAGAAGGTGAAAGGGGTTATAGGGGCAAAAGCCATACATCTGCAGGAACCTAAGGAACGGGAAACAGCGTTAAAGTCAAAGAATCTATACATAGATATAGGTGCCAAAGATAAGGAAGATGCGGAAAAAAAGGTCAAAGTAGGCGATTATGCCGTTTTCGATTCCCAGTTTGAACGCATCGGTGATTTGATCAAAGCAAAAGCCCTAGATGACAGGGTAGGCTGCTATATAATTACCGAGATCCTGAAAAAAAATTATGACCTTACTATCGCTGGTGCCTTTACAGTTCAGGAAGAAATAGGCCTGAGAGGTTCTGCAGTGGCAGCTTACGCCATCGAACCCGATGTGGCGATCGTTATAGAAGGGACTTTTGCCGCCGACGTGCCTGAAAACAAAGAAGAAGGTTATAGTACCACCCTAGACAAAGGACCTGCAGTTACCCTAATGGACAAAACGTATATCGCCGACAGGCGACTGGTAGATAGAGTGATTCAGGTTGCGGAAAGAAAGGGAATTCCCTGCCAGCTGCGCAGGACCGCTTTTGGTGGTACTGACGCAGGTAGGATACATACGACAAAAGAAGGCATACCTACGATAGTGATTTCGGTGCCGTGCCGGTACATACATTCACCTGCTGGGTTGGCGAGCCTTACGGATATACAAAATACAATAGCCTTAATAGACGCCCTCATTATAGATTTTCAGGAAAGGGGTTTATGA
- a CDS encoding lysophospholipid acyltransferase family protein, whose amino-acid sequence MFYNFAKFVCSLLINLLFKIQVEGLEFFPEKGAAIVFSNHKSWWDPIIVGCILKRPVFFMAKKELFKIPVFGFLLRKLNAFPVNRGAPDRKAIKKALEILNDKKVLGIFPEGTRSKDGSLKEPEPGIALLAAKVKEVALVPVAITGDYRFFSLITVRIGRPMRLSLKEEAKLNSKKLTEISRAIFNEVSKLLLD is encoded by the coding sequence ATGTTTTATAATTTCGCTAAGTTTGTCTGCTCGCTTTTAATTAATTTACTCTTCAAAATTCAGGTTGAGGGTCTGGAATTTTTCCCGGAAAAAGGGGCAGCAATAGTCTTTTCCAACCACAAAAGCTGGTGGGACCCAATTATAGTAGGCTGCATTTTAAAAAGACCGGTTTTTTTTATGGCGAAAAAAGAACTTTTTAAAATCCCCGTTTTTGGCTTTCTTCTCAGGAAACTAAACGCTTTCCCGGTTAACCGCGGAGCTCCAGATAGAAAAGCGATAAAGAAAGCATTGGAGATTCTGAATGATAAAAAGGTATTGGGCATATTTCCGGAAGGCACCAGGAGCAAGGACGGAAGTCTAAAAGAACCCGAACCCGGAATTGCCCTGCTGGCAGCGAAGGTGAAGGAGGTGGCGCTGGTGCCCGTGGCCATAACCGGGGACTACAGGTTTTTCAGTCTGATTACCGTTAGGATAGGAAGGCCCATGCGGCTTTCTCTCAAAGAAGAAGCAAAATTAAATTCGAAAAAACTAACCGAAATAAGCAGGGCTATTTTTAATGAAGTGTCAAAATTACTATTGGATTGA
- a CDS encoding bifunctional 4-hydroxy-3-methylbut-2-enyl diphosphate reductase/30S ribosomal protein S1, producing the protein MQIIVAENAGFCFGVKNAVRLLEDLIKKREKTYTLGPIVHNQQVVEKMENLGVKAVDLDDISEGNLVIRTHGVPPDVIEQARQKGLNVIDATCPFVKKVQKLARDISEKDCTVVIIGDPNHPEVKGIKGWCPGEAVVIENEEDARKFFTDKRVGVVVQTTQTEENVKKIMDILKEKLDLAFFYNTRCNATHQRQKAAKKVAESVEVMLVVGGKNSSNTKKLAQVCQNVGAKVYHIETADEIKKEWFRGVEKVGITAGASTPDWIIKEVISKMEEISREMENQQGEVAYEDGISELAEGKIVEGTVVKVSDKEVLVNVGHKSDGIIPLNELSNLPFSSPSEIVKTGDRIKVQILKLEDNEGNLILSKKRADVIEAWRYLEEAFEKKQTVEGRVIESIKGGLLVNVKGVRGFIPASHADLKYVADLSVYVGKDLKLKVIELDRDKKRVVLSHKLFLQEEKEKLKEEIWEKVKEGQVIRGTVRKLTDFGAFVDIGGYDGLIHISDLSWQRVNHPSEVLSENQEVDVKVLKVDKERGRISLGLKQLTPDPWENIEQKYAIGQVVQGKVVKLTNFGAFVELEPGVEGLVHVSQISKKRVATPKDVLKEGETIKVKILDIKPEEKRISLSIKQALNEEQPPRKEEKGKREEKTSFPREELNVTIGDVVGDILKKGLKQ; encoded by the coding sequence ATGCAAATTATAGTAGCAGAGAATGCTGGCTTTTGTTTTGGAGTAAAAAATGCCGTGCGATTGCTGGAAGATCTGATAAAAAAAAGGGAAAAAACCTACACTCTAGGGCCTATCGTGCACAACCAGCAGGTAGTTGAGAAAATGGAGAACCTGGGCGTTAAAGCTGTGGACTTGGATGATATAAGCGAAGGGAATCTGGTTATTCGAACCCACGGGGTACCGCCCGATGTTATAGAACAAGCCCGCCAAAAGGGTTTAAACGTGATTGATGCCACCTGTCCGTTTGTTAAAAAAGTTCAGAAACTGGCTCGAGATATCTCCGAGAAGGACTGCACGGTGGTGATAATCGGCGACCCCAACCATCCAGAAGTGAAAGGTATAAAAGGTTGGTGCCCCGGCGAGGCGGTAGTAATCGAAAACGAGGAGGACGCCAGGAAGTTCTTTACGGATAAAAGGGTGGGGGTCGTCGTCCAGACGACCCAAACCGAAGAAAACGTGAAGAAGATAATGGATATATTGAAAGAGAAACTGGATCTGGCGTTTTTTTATAATACCCGGTGTAACGCCACCCACCAAAGGCAGAAAGCGGCGAAAAAAGTTGCGGAATCTGTTGAAGTAATGCTGGTTGTGGGCGGTAAGAACAGCTCCAATACGAAAAAACTGGCGCAGGTCTGTCAGAATGTAGGGGCAAAAGTGTACCACATTGAGACCGCAGACGAAATAAAAAAAGAGTGGTTTCGGGGAGTCGAAAAAGTCGGAATAACTGCAGGTGCTTCTACACCTGACTGGATTATAAAGGAGGTTATTTCCAAAATGGAAGAAATTTCTAGAGAAATGGAAAATCAACAAGGAGAAGTAGCTTACGAGGATGGAATTTCGGAACTCGCAGAAGGTAAAATTGTTGAAGGCACTGTCGTGAAGGTAAGCGACAAAGAGGTTCTGGTGAATGTAGGCCATAAATCGGACGGCATAATACCCCTTAACGAGCTGTCGAACTTACCTTTCTCATCGCCTTCTGAAATTGTAAAAACTGGGGATCGGATCAAAGTGCAAATTTTAAAACTTGAAGATAATGAGGGTAATTTGATTCTTTCAAAAAAGAGAGCCGATGTAATCGAGGCTTGGAGATATCTGGAGGAGGCTTTTGAAAAGAAACAAACCGTAGAGGGAAGGGTTATAGAGAGCATAAAAGGCGGTCTCCTAGTCAACGTCAAGGGAGTGAGAGGTTTTATTCCTGCATCCCACGCTGACCTTAAATACGTAGCTGATCTATCGGTCTACGTGGGGAAAGACCTGAAATTAAAAGTAATAGAACTGGACAGGGATAAAAAGAGAGTTGTGCTTTCACACAAATTGTTCCTCCAGGAAGAAAAAGAGAAGTTGAAGGAGGAAATCTGGGAAAAAGTAAAAGAGGGCCAGGTCATTCGTGGGACGGTCAGGAAATTGACCGATTTTGGAGCTTTTGTGGACATAGGAGGATACGACGGGCTGATTCACATATCCGATCTGTCATGGCAGAGGGTAAACCACCCCTCCGAAGTTTTGAGTGAAAATCAGGAAGTAGATGTAAAGGTATTAAAAGTAGATAAGGAGCGAGGCCGTATATCCCTGGGACTAAAACAACTCACCCCCGATCCGTGGGAAAATATAGAACAGAAGTACGCTATAGGGCAAGTAGTCCAAGGCAAGGTGGTAAAACTTACCAATTTCGGTGCTTTTGTGGAATTAGAACCGGGGGTAGAAGGTCTAGTACACGTATCTCAGATTTCTAAAAAGCGTGTGGCTACCCCGAAGGATGTGTTAAAAGAGGGGGAAACCATAAAGGTAAAAATTCTTGATATAAAGCCAGAAGAAAAGAGGATAAGCCTCAGCATAAAACAGGCGCTCAACGAAGAACAGCCGCCGAGAAAAGAGGAAAAAGGAAAAAGAGAAGAGAAAACATCCTTTCCCAGGGAAGAACTTAACGTAACCATAGGTGACGTGGTGGGCGATATCTTGAAAAAAGGATTAAAACAATAA
- the speD gene encoding adenosylmethionine decarboxylase yields the protein MKALGRHILAEIYDCDPNVLNDRDLIEEIMVKAALEAGAEVREVAFHKFSPQGVSGVVVISESHLTVHTWPELGYAAVDVFTCGDKVNPWDACNYIAEKFKANHMTASEVKRGVFEKPVKVVNF from the coding sequence ATGAAAGCTTTGGGCCGTCACATCTTAGCGGAAATTTACGACTGTGATCCAAACGTACTAAACGACAGGGATTTAATCGAAGAAATAATGGTAAAAGCCGCACTTGAAGCTGGAGCAGAAGTCAGGGAAGTCGCCTTTCATAAGTTCAGTCCGCAGGGTGTCAGCGGAGTAGTGGTGATTTCAGAATCTCACCTTACCGTTCATACATGGCCCGAACTGGGATATGCTGCAGTTGACGTTTTTACGTGCGGAGACAAGGTGAATCCCTGGGATGCCTGCAATTACATTGCCGAAAAATTCAAAGCAAATCATATGACCGCCTCCGAAGTAAAAAGGGGTGTGTTTGAAAAACCCGTAAAGGTGGTCAACTTTTAA
- the fni gene encoding type 2 isopentenyl-diphosphate Delta-isomerase, protein MSKRSRRKMEHIKYSLLLEKKLKRNVFSDITLLHNCLSEVNLDEIDISTNLQNLRLEKPIIINAITGGFSFALAINRELAKIAREFGLAMAVGSQRIAIKDKSAQASFKVVREENPEGLIFANIGADASLEEVAEVVEMINADAVQIHLNTPQEIVMAEGRKCFAGTVDNIKRIAAGVKVPVIVKEVGFGIAREEARMLVDCGVKIIDVGGAGGTDFIAIENRRNRKNAVTTLEGWGIPTPVSLIEVISEIGDRADIIASGGLKTGLDVAKSLALGAKAAGLAGTVLYKLLKGGPVALRKYLRQVERELRYSMAMVGANNLSELRKRPLIITGKTYKWLKFRGIQIKPR, encoded by the coding sequence ATGAGTAAAAGATCCAGGAGGAAGATGGAACATATAAAATACAGCCTTTTGCTGGAAAAGAAATTGAAGCGAAACGTTTTTTCCGATATAACATTGCTCCACAACTGTCTATCGGAGGTAAATCTCGATGAAATAGACATTTCTACAAACCTCCAAAACCTCCGGCTAGAAAAACCCATAATTATAAACGCCATAACCGGCGGTTTTTCTTTTGCACTTGCCATAAACCGTGAACTGGCCAAGATTGCTAGAGAATTTGGCCTTGCCATGGCCGTGGGGTCTCAACGGATTGCTATAAAAGATAAATCTGCTCAAGCAAGCTTTAAAGTCGTAAGAGAGGAGAACCCTGAAGGCTTAATTTTTGCGAACATCGGCGCTGACGCTTCCCTTGAGGAGGTCGCCGAAGTGGTTGAGATGATAAACGCCGATGCCGTGCAGATTCATCTGAATACACCTCAGGAGATAGTCATGGCTGAAGGCAGAAAATGTTTTGCAGGCACTGTGGACAACATAAAGCGAATAGCAGCTGGTGTAAAGGTACCGGTAATAGTAAAAGAAGTTGGATTCGGAATAGCCAGAGAAGAAGCCAGGATGCTGGTCGATTGCGGGGTAAAAATAATCGATGTGGGAGGGGCCGGGGGAACCGATTTCATAGCCATTGAAAACCGAAGGAATAGAAAGAATGCGGTAACCACCCTGGAGGGCTGGGGCATTCCTACGCCGGTGAGCCTTATTGAAGTAATAAGCGAAATCGGAGATAGGGCCGATATAATTGCATCGGGCGGATTAAAAACCGGACTTGACGTAGCAAAGTCGCTGGCGCTGGGAGCTAAGGCGGCGGGTCTTGCCGGCACAGTCCTGTACAAGTTGTTGAAGGGTGGCCCGGTAGCCCTCAGAAAATATCTACGCCAAGTGGAAAGGGAACTTAGATACTCAATGGCGATGGTGGGGGCCAATAATTTATCTGAGTTGAGAAAAAGACCATTAATCATTACAGGAAAAACGTATAAATGGTTGAAATTCAGAGGTATTCAAATAAAACCTCGATGA
- a CDS encoding M42 family metallopeptidase: MKELIKKLTETYGPSGEESKIREVIIDEIKDYVDEIRVDVLGNIIARKAGTGEKMMLAAHMDEIGVIITNIDDKGFLRFSNIGGVSPFTLIGERVIFENGTVGVFGMEKLDSIKDLKFNKMFIDIGARSKEEALKKVRLGDKAVYYRSCDIIGDCVTAKALDDRAGCAVLIRALQNLKNPKFDTYFVFTVQEEVGLRGARTSAYGIEPDLAIAVDVTSTGDTPEAEKMAVELGKGPAVKIMDRSVICHPKIKEMLIETAEKNNIPYQLEVLEWGGTDTGAIHLTKAGVPSGCLSIPTRYIHTPSEVASIDDIEKATELLLRVLEK; this comes from the coding sequence ATGAAAGAATTGATAAAAAAGCTGACCGAAACTTATGGCCCCTCGGGCGAAGAGAGCAAAATCCGGGAAGTTATAATAGATGAAATAAAGGACTATGTCGATGAGATTCGCGTGGATGTCCTGGGAAATATAATCGCAAGAAAAGCCGGGACGGGCGAAAAGATGATGCTGGCTGCCCACATGGATGAAATCGGCGTTATAATCACAAACATTGACGACAAAGGTTTTCTCAGGTTTTCCAACATCGGAGGGGTATCGCCCTTTACCCTAATAGGCGAGAGAGTTATTTTTGAAAACGGGACCGTAGGTGTTTTCGGGATGGAAAAACTGGACTCAATAAAAGATTTGAAGTTCAACAAGATGTTCATCGACATCGGCGCGAGATCCAAAGAAGAAGCGCTAAAGAAGGTGCGCCTGGGAGACAAGGCGGTCTATTACAGGAGCTGCGATATAATCGGAGATTGCGTAACAGCCAAGGCCCTGGATGACAGGGCAGGATGCGCCGTACTGATACGAGCTTTGCAGAATCTTAAAAATCCTAAGTTCGATACCTATTTCGTGTTTACGGTACAGGAAGAAGTTGGCCTGCGTGGTGCCAGAACTTCGGCTTACGGAATAGAGCCGGATCTTGCCATTGCCGTAGATGTGACGTCAACCGGAGACACGCCCGAAGCGGAGAAAATGGCGGTGGAGCTGGGCAAAGGACCTGCTGTGAAGATAATGGACCGATCGGTGATTTGTCATCCGAAGATAAAGGAGATGCTGATAGAGACCGCTGAAAAAAATAATATCCCCTATCAGTTAGAAGTGCTAGAATGGGGCGGAACCGATACGGGAGCCATTCACCTTACCAAGGCCGGAGTTCCATCCGGTTGTCTTTCCATACCGACAAGATATATCCACACGCCATCGGAAGTGGCTTCAATTGATGATATCGAAAAAGCAACAGAACTGCTGCTACGCGTTCTGGAAAAATAA